In Mastomys coucha isolate ucsf_1 unplaced genomic scaffold, UCSF_Mcou_1 pScaffold5, whole genome shotgun sequence, one genomic interval encodes:
- the Fam117a gene encoding protein FAM117A isoform X2 produces MIVWGRNLAVEVPGSSQDRILVPDLFVCLMRVHSRPASVPCSVAPEKSVCRPQPPQVRRTFSLDTILSSYLLGQWPRDADGAFTCCTNDKATQTPLSWQEPEGERASFCMHKRSASWGSTDHRKEITKLKQQLQRTKLSRSGKEKERSSPVQGDHAVLGAVRASLPSLPPGSPVLRLSPCLHRSLEGLNQELEEVFVKEQGEEELLRILEVPDGHRAPAPPQNSSCDHPLLLEPGNLTSSPSMPLASPQPPGLASHQSEEHQGAAEELASIHSNKASSPGRPAFLEDGSPSPVLAFAASPRPNHSYVFKREPPEGCERVRVFEEATSPGPDLAFLTSCPDKNKVHFNPTGSAFCPVSLIKPLFPSMGFIFRNCPSSPGSPLPPASPRAPPRKDPEASKASSLPFEPWQRTPPSEESVLFQSSLVV; encoded by the exons CTAGCGTCCCATGTTCGGTGGCCCCAGAAAAGTCAGTGTGTAGGCCTCAGCCACCCCAGGTCCGGCGTACATTCTCCCTGGACACCATCCTCAGTTCCTACCTTCTGGGTCAGTGGCCACGAGATGCCGATGGGGCCTTCACCTGCTGTACCAATGACAAGGCCACCCAG ACACCCCTGTCCTGGCAAGAGCCAGAAGGTGAGCGGGCCAGCTTCTGCATGCACAAGCGATCAGCATCGTGGGGCAGCACAGACCACCGAAAAGAG ATCACCAAGTTGAAGCAACAGCTGCAGAGGACAAAGCTGAGCCGcagtgggaaggagaaggagcGGAGCTCCCCTGTCCAAGGGGACCATGCTGTCCTGGGAGCAGTGAGG GCATCCCTTCCCAGCCTCCCCCCAGGATCCCCTGTCCTGCGACTCAGCCCTTGTCTGCACAGAAGCCTAGAAGGGCTCAACCAGGAGCTGGAAGAGGTGTTTGTGaaggagcagggggaagaggagcTGCTGAGG ATACTTGAGGTCCCTGATGGGCACCGTGCCCCAGCTCCTCCACAGAATAGCAGCTGTGACCATCCCCTCCTCCTGGAGCCAGGCAACCTGACCAGCTCTCCTTCCATGCCACTGGCATCCCCCCAGCCTCCTGGCCTGGCCAGCCACCAGAGTGAGGAGCACCAGGGTGCTGCCGAGGAACTGGCATCCATCCACAGTAACAAAG CCTCCTCTCCAGGCCGCCCAGCCTTCCTAGAAGATGGCAGTCCATCTCCAGTCCTTGCCTTTGCTGCTTCCCCTCGGCCCAACCACAGCTACGTCTTCAAACGGGAGCCCCCAGAAGGCTGTGAGAGAGTGCGTGTGTTTGAGGAGGCCAC gTCCCCAGGTCCTGACTTGGCCTtcttgacttcctgtcctgataAGAACAAAGTCCATTTCAACCCGACTGGCTCTGCCTTCTGCCCTGTCAGCTTGATCAAGCCCCTCTTCCCCAGTATGGGCTTCATCTTCCGTAACTGCCCCTCCAGCCCtggctctcctcttccccctgccAGCCCCAGGGCACCACCTCGGAAGGATCCAGAAGCTTCCAAGGCCTCCTCACTGCCATTTGAGCCATGGCAGCGCACCCCACCATCAGAAGAGTCCGTGCTTTTCCAGAGCTCCTTGGTAGTCTGA
- the Fam117a gene encoding protein FAM117A isoform X3, with the protein MRVHSRPASVPCSVAPEKSVCRPQPPQVRRTFSLDTILSSYLLGQWPRDADGAFTCCTNDKATQTPLSWQEPEGERASFCMHKRSASWGSTDHRKEITKLKQQLQRTKLSRSGKEKERSSPVQGDHAVLGAVRASLPSLPPGSPVLRLSPCLHRSLEGLNQELEEVFVKEQGEEELLRILEVPDGHRAPAPPQNSSCDHPLLLEPGNLTSSPSMPLASPQPPGLASHQSEEHQGAAEELASIHSNKASSPGRPAFLEDGSPSPVLAFAASPRPNHSYVFKREPPEGCERVRVFEEATSPGPDLAFLTSCPDKNKVHFNPTGSAFCPVSLIKPLFPSMGFIFRNCPSSPGSPLPPASPRAPPRKDPEASKASSLPFEPWQRTPPSEESVLFQSSLVV; encoded by the exons CTAGCGTCCCATGTTCGGTGGCCCCAGAAAAGTCAGTGTGTAGGCCTCAGCCACCCCAGGTCCGGCGTACATTCTCCCTGGACACCATCCTCAGTTCCTACCTTCTGGGTCAGTGGCCACGAGATGCCGATGGGGCCTTCACCTGCTGTACCAATGACAAGGCCACCCAG ACACCCCTGTCCTGGCAAGAGCCAGAAGGTGAGCGGGCCAGCTTCTGCATGCACAAGCGATCAGCATCGTGGGGCAGCACAGACCACCGAAAAGAG ATCACCAAGTTGAAGCAACAGCTGCAGAGGACAAAGCTGAGCCGcagtgggaaggagaaggagcGGAGCTCCCCTGTCCAAGGGGACCATGCTGTCCTGGGAGCAGTGAGG GCATCCCTTCCCAGCCTCCCCCCAGGATCCCCTGTCCTGCGACTCAGCCCTTGTCTGCACAGAAGCCTAGAAGGGCTCAACCAGGAGCTGGAAGAGGTGTTTGTGaaggagcagggggaagaggagcTGCTGAGG ATACTTGAGGTCCCTGATGGGCACCGTGCCCCAGCTCCTCCACAGAATAGCAGCTGTGACCATCCCCTCCTCCTGGAGCCAGGCAACCTGACCAGCTCTCCTTCCATGCCACTGGCATCCCCCCAGCCTCCTGGCCTGGCCAGCCACCAGAGTGAGGAGCACCAGGGTGCTGCCGAGGAACTGGCATCCATCCACAGTAACAAAG CCTCCTCTCCAGGCCGCCCAGCCTTCCTAGAAGATGGCAGTCCATCTCCAGTCCTTGCCTTTGCTGCTTCCCCTCGGCCCAACCACAGCTACGTCTTCAAACGGGAGCCCCCAGAAGGCTGTGAGAGAGTGCGTGTGTTTGAGGAGGCCAC gTCCCCAGGTCCTGACTTGGCCTtcttgacttcctgtcctgataAGAACAAAGTCCATTTCAACCCGACTGGCTCTGCCTTCTGCCCTGTCAGCTTGATCAAGCCCCTCTTCCCCAGTATGGGCTTCATCTTCCGTAACTGCCCCTCCAGCCCtggctctcctcttccccctgccAGCCCCAGGGCACCACCTCGGAAGGATCCAGAAGCTTCCAAGGCCTCCTCACTGCCATTTGAGCCATGGCAGCGCACCCCACCATCAGAAGAGTCCGTGCTTTTCCAGAGCTCCTTGGTAGTCTGA